A single window of Saccharomyces kudriavzevii IFO 1802 strain IFO1802 genome assembly, chromosome: 16 DNA harbors:
- the DSS4 gene encoding guanine nucleotide exchange factor DSS4 (similar to Saccharomyces cerevisiae DSS4 (YPR017C); ancestral locus Anc_8.119), which produces MDSMSRATCLFDGCHSVVIAINENDIISLPERVYGHFKLLEKRTGQDVSLSESNFLVVPDVWDFDNVGVSREIPSSLLGDSADNGDFDFDYGNSSWKIKKCLKYLICADCDKGPIGIICHVQDQDNNEEKVFHLLSLRSLQIGEN; this is translated from the coding sequence atggacaGCATGAGCAGGGCTACATGTTTGTTTGATGGCTGTCACAGTGTAGTCATTGCGATCAATGAGAACGATATAATAAGTCTGCCAGAGCGAGTGTATGGCCATTTTAAGTTACTAGAAAAGAGAACTGGGCAAGACGTTTCGCTGAGCGAGAGCAACTTCCTAGTTGTTCCAGATGTCTGGGACTTCGATAATGTTGGTGTATCTAGGGAAATCCCCTCTTCCCTCTTAGGGGACTCGGCTGATAATGGTGACTTCGATTTTGACTATGGTAATTCCAGctggaaaatcaaaaagtgCCTCAAGTATTTGATATGTGCTGACTGTGATAAGGGCCCGATCGGAATAATATGCCATGTGCAAGACCAGGATAACAATGAGGAAAAAGTATTCCATCTGTTAAGCCTGCGCAGTCTCCAGATTGGGGAAAACTAG
- the TIF6 gene encoding translation initiation factor 6 (similar to Saccharomyces cerevisiae TIF6 (YPR016C); ancestral locus Anc_8.118), with translation MATRTQFENSNEIGVFSKLTNTYCLVAVGGSENFYSAFEAELGDAIPIVHTTIAGTRIIGRMTAGNRRGLLVPTQTTDQELQHLRNCLPDSVKIQRVEERLSALGNVICCNDYVALVHPDIDRETEELISDVLGVEVFRQTISGNILVGSYCSLSNQGGLVHPQTSVQDQEELSSLLQVPLVAGTVNRGSSVVGAGMVVNDYLAVTGLDTTAPELSVIESIFRLQDAQPESISGNLRDTLIETYS, from the coding sequence ATGGCTACTAGAActcaatttgaaaactctAATGAAATCGGTGTCTTCTCCAAGTTAACGAACACTTACTGTTTAGTCGCTGTTGGTGGTTCTGAGAACTTTTACTCTGCATTTGAGGCTGAATTGGGAGATGCTATTCCTATCGTTCATACCACTATTGCTGGTACACGTATCATCGGTAGAATGACCGCGGGTAACCGTAGAGGTTTGTTGGTCCCTACCCAAACCACTGATCAAGAATTACAACATTTAAGAAACTGTTTGCCAGATTCCGTTAAGATCCAAAGAGTAGAAGAAAGACTATCCGCCCTCGGTAATGTCATTTGTTGTAACGACTATGTTGCTTTAGTGCATCCTGATATCGACAGAGAAACTGAAGAATTGATAAGTGATGTACTAGGTGTGGAAGTCTTCCGTCAAACCATATCAGGTAATATTTTAGTCGGATCATACTGTTCCTTGAGTAACCAAGGTGGGTTAGTGCATCCACAAACAAGTGTCcaagatcaagaagaattgTCCTCCTTATTGCAGGTGCCTTTGGTTGCTGGTACTGTTAACCGTGGTAGTTCAGTTGTTGGTGCCGGCATGGTCGTCAACGACTACTTGGCAGTCACAGGTCTGGATACTACCGCTCCAGAATTGAGTGTTATTGAAAGTATTTTCCGCTTGCAAGACGCTCAACCAGAATCCATTTCAGGAAATCTACGTGATACTTTGATCGAAACCTATTCATAG
- the SKDI16G2800 gene encoding uncharacterized protein (similar to Saccharomyces cerevisiae YPR015C; ancestral locus Anc_8.117): MWKTNTLESMLCSPVKCSSPNIGAPYAQPSKDVSNTAKRGVHLPPCSSIMHMHTSLSPEVTQVSLPPPAYHYASSSLHQTEDPGWRPSPNSMIFSPVISTSQPLPLTFIERQSCCPVYSTATPSYSSQPVTPPVQHFQDENHRTASNERYSLPNVHTGQNPGTLLSQTQTDLDLIQKQLRAVVKLRKQCPICGKVCSRPSTLRTHYLIHTGDTPFKCTWEHCNKSFNVKSNMLRHLRTHQKKVAKKKHQ; encoded by the coding sequence ATGTGGAAAACAAACACACTAGAATCCATGCTCTGTAGTCCGGTAAAATGTTCCTCACCCAACATAGGGGCGCCATATGCACAACCTTCGAAGGATGTCTCAAACACGGCTAAAAGAGGCGTGCATCTTCCACCATGTTCGTCGATCATGCACATGCACACCTCACTTTCCCCTGAAGTAACTCAGGTTTCATTACCACCCCCAGCTTACCACTACGCATCTTCTTCTCTGCACCAGACAGAAGATCCTGGATGGAGACCGAGTCCCAACTCTATGATCTTCTCGCCGGTTATATCAACATCACAGCCTCTTCCTTTAACGTTCATTGAACGTCAATCTTGTTGCCCTGTTTATTCGACAGCAACTCCCTCATATAGTTCTCAACCTGTGACTCCACCTGTGCAGCATTTTCAGGATGAAAATCATAGAACAGCGAGTAATGAACGATACTCTCTCCCGAATGTCCATACGGGACAAAATCCTGGGACGCTACTATCCCAAACACAGACTGACTTGGATCTTATACAAAAGCAATTGCGTGCTGTGGTAAAACTACGGAAGCAATGCCCTATTTGTGGAAAGGTTTGCTCGAGACCTTCAACATTAAGAACACACTATTTGATACATACCGGAGACACACCCTTTAAATGTACTTGGGAACATTGTAAcaaatctttcaatgtCAAAAGTAATATGTTAAGGCACTTGAGAACAcaccaaaagaaagtagcaaaaaaaaaacatcagTGA
- the RLF2 gene encoding Rlf2p (similar to Saccharomyces cerevisiae RLF2 (YPR018W); ancestral locus Anc_8.121), with the protein MEQQFPSVSVQDDSKKKGILSFFQNTTTIKNNKFVRKEANVITLDDPNEDANKGTVETIQQRNVTSISRESADETKAASPKVSVEGKPSGNETVPKESIGSDGNADKQRPGEALSIVSESKSKSPSPSSKKEPSTMRKENAKMEKELKRQQREEEKHRKELLRQAERRKKELKTEEERHKRAELKKQKEEARLETKRRKEEEKSKKEQEIRLKEEAKERAQSRIGNFFKKVSDSNAPPVEKSDYEKFFLPFYAKDGVKVCNKWKLTKAELEDSKRKIDGELLSSRNHTSSDELLSWLKSKELLKDHKTKYKAVEVLQQMTLKEKTDDELQYLLAQVPHKYIKFYENVRPPFIGTYSMDFALPVNDPFSTEGTGFNYDYDSDVEWVNEEEEGEVDNLESGEEEEEDEDEDTPSEGEFDGFLDTEENSDVDGLSSARRKFVGPLIPTICLKSDFENLSEENKRYFQQIRADVLIEANGPIDPFKEPRVLPSKRSHSDGQTPNSSQSQSPEKKQKAMITDFKDLLRLFDGVQDSTFSLGTVTEIAQKNLPQYNKQTIKNTIKEYAIRGSGKGDLPRKWEIKDAQNWENIRANANPPTLSS; encoded by the coding sequence ATGGAGCAACAATTTCCGTCAGTTTCTGTGCAAGATGATAGTAAGAAGAAGGGCATATTATCGTTTTTCCAGAACACAACTACGATAAAGAACAATAAGTTCGTTAGAAAAGAAGCCAATGTCATTACTTTGGATGACCCTAACGAGGATGCTAACAAAGGTACGGTTGAAACCATACAGCAAAGGAACGTTACAAGCATCAGCAGAGAATCCGCAGATGAAACGAAGGCGGCGTCCCCGAAAGTCAGTGTAGAGGGCAAGCCTTCAGGCAACGAAACTGTGCCCAAGGAAAGTATAGGATCTGATGGAAACGCAGACAAACAGAGGCCTGGCGAAGCCTTATCAATTGTTTCTGAgtcaaaaagcaaaagcCCCTCTCCATCTTCTAAGAAAGAACCCTCCACTatgagaaaagaaaatgccaaaatggaaaaggaACTGAAAAGGCAACAAcgtgaagaagaaaagcacAGAAAAGAGTTATTACGTCAAGCAGAAAGGCGCAAGAAAGAGCTTAAGACGGAGGAAGAGAGACATAAGCGTgctgaattgaaaaaacagaaagaagaagccaGATTAGAGActaagagaagaaaagaagaggaaaaatcaaaaaaagagcaagaGATTCGTTTAAAGGAAGAGGCCAAAGAAAGAGCACAATCACGCATTGgtaactttttcaaaaaagttaGCGATTCTAATGCACCTCCGGTTGAAAAATCTGACTACGAGAAATTTTTCCTGCCATTCTACGCTAAAGATGGAGTTAAAGTTTGTAATAAGTGGAAATTAACAAAAGCAGAACTAGAAGAtagtaaaagaaaaatagatGGTGAATTGCTGAGTAGCAGAAATCATACCAGCAGTGACGAACTTTTAAGTTGGCTGAAGTCTAAAGAGTTGCTTAAAGATCACAAAACCAAATACAAGGCTGTTGAAGTTTTACAACAAATGACACTGAAGGAGAAGACCGACGATGAACTTCAATATCTACTCGCACAAGTTCCACATAAATACATAAAATTTTACGAAAACGTGAGGCCTCCATTTATTGGAACATACTCTATGGATTTCGCTTTGCCAGTAAATGACCCATTTTCAACGGAAGGCACAGGATTCAATTATGACTACGATTCTGACGTAGAATGGGtcaacgaagaagaagaaggtgaagTCGACAACCTAGAAAGTGGtgaggaggaagaggaagatgaagatgaagacaCCCCTAGCGAAGGAGAATTTGACGGATTCCTAGATACGGAAGAGAACAGTGACGTGGATGGTTTATCTAGCGCCAGGAGAAAATTTGTAGGTCCTCTGATACCAACAATATGTCTAAAATCGGATTTTGAAAACCTatctgaagaaaataaacgatattttcaacaaattaGGGCGGATGTACTCATAGAAGCTAATGGACCAATCGATCCTTTCAAAGAGCCTCGAGTATTACCTTCCAAGAGAAGTCATTCCGACGGGCAAACACCAAACTCAAGCCAATCTCAAAGCCccgaaaagaaacagaaagcAATGATCACAGACTTTAAGGACTTACTTCGGCTTTTTGATGGCGTTCAAGATAGCACGTTTTCCTTGGGGACCGTGACCGAAATAGCTCAAAAGAACCTGCCACAATacaacaaacaaacaattAAGAACACTATAAAGGAATACGCCATCAGAGGTTCAGGAAAGGGTGATCTACCCCGCAAATGGGAGATCAAAGACGCGCAAAATTGGGAGAACATCCGAGCCAATGCAAATCCACCAACCCTGTCTTCGTGA